From Nitrospinota bacterium, one genomic window encodes:
- the aroQ gene encoding type II 3-dehydroquinate dehydratase: MAKKALIIHGPNLNLLGLREPSIYGSMNLLQLDEQITEKGMEMGLDVTIRQSNHEGEIVEMVQKAPGEADIIIINPGAYTHTSVAIRDAILSVGLPVIEVHLSNIYKREEFRRKSFISDIAVGVITGFGPESYLLALQAAANL, encoded by the coding sequence ATGGCAAAAAAAGCGCTGATAATCCACGGCCCTAACCTGAATCTTCTCGGGCTGAGGGAACCGTCCATTTACGGCTCGATGAACCTTCTCCAGTTGGACGAGCAGATAACGGAAAAGGGGATGGAGATGGGGCTGGACGTCACCATCAGGCAGTCCAACCACGAGGGGGAGATCGTGGAGATGGTACAAAAAGCGCCGGGAGAAGCGGATATTATCATAATAAATCCCGGCGCCTACACCCATACCAGCGTCGCCATACGCGACGCAATACTGTCCGTCGGGTTGCCGGTGATCGAAGTACATTTGTCCAACATTTACAAGCGCGAGGAATTCCGCCGCAAGTCCTTCATATCCGACATCGCCGTGGGGGTGATCACCGGGTTCGGCCCGGAAAGCTATCTTTTGGCCCTGCAGGCGGCGGCGAACCTGTAG
- a CDS encoding PilZ domain-containing protein, which produces MLVNDEEGKRGRRRVRFLTEIEVESAGKSATYKRTHDVSMNGVFVSTARPLPIGTKGKFTLVLSAGMRKEKISGTYEVVRHVPIDEGLSDPDQGGGMGLKFVEIDPEGSELLFQVIQYNQPE; this is translated from the coding sequence ATGCTCGTAAATGACGAAGAGGGCAAAAGGGGGAGGCGGAGAGTCCGCTTCCTGACTGAAATCGAGGTGGAAAGCGCCGGAAAGTCCGCCACCTACAAGCGCACCCACGACGTGAGCATGAACGGCGTTTTCGTCTCCACGGCAAGACCATTGCCCATCGGGACGAAAGGGAAGTTCACCCTTGTCTTAAGCGCCGGGATGCGCAAAGAAAAAATCTCCGGAACCTACGAGGTTGTCCGCCACGTTCCCATAGACGAGGGGCTTTCCGATCCGGACCAGGGGGGAGGCATGGGGCTTAAGTTCGTGGAAATCGACCCTGAAGGGAGTGAACTGCTTTTCCAGGTCATCCAGTACAACCAGCCGGAATGA